Within Aphelocoma coerulescens isolate FSJ_1873_10779 chromosome 1A, UR_Acoe_1.0, whole genome shotgun sequence, the genomic segment GGGAGCTGGCGAAGAAGAGTGACCCAACCCCCGTGGCCACGCTGGCTCTCGTCCCGCTGCTCCCACGGTGCCGTTTCACGGGGCCAGCTCCCAACAGAGCCCTAATTAAGGGATGTGGGCTGTGGCTCCGTGGTTTCGGGGGGAGGCAGCAGTGGGGGTGACACACGGGATTTCTCCCCGTTTTAGGGATATTTTGGAGGGGGTTGGAGCTGTGCAAAGGAGTTGGAGGGGtcccccccagcctccccagccccaggtggTGCTGGCGGTGCATCAAAGCCGCCGAGGGAGGATCCCCCAGTGCAGGTCCCGGCAGATCCCAGTTACTCAGAGCTGCCGGGACCCTGAGTCACCTCTGGGGCCTCCTCCGGGGTCGGACCCGAGGCAGGGTGGTGGGGCTGGATCGGGGAGGGGTGTGGGGTCCTGCCCTGTTAGTCAGGGGTGAGCTGAGAGTGCTCCCCATTGTAAGGTTGGTTTTACTCATCTCTTACTCAGGGAGTAAAGGAGGGGACAGTGACAAATGAGGGGGAGtttgtccatccatccatccatccatccatccatccatccatccatccatccatccatccatccatccatccatccctccctcatcCCCACATGGGATCTGGGGGATCATCCCCGTGTGGGATCTGGGGTAGGGAGCACCTGGGACGGGATCTGGGACATCATCCAGGATGGGATCTGGGAGGGGACCACATGGAATGGCAGACGAGGGATCCCTTGGAATGGAGCACGGGGAATCAGCTGGGGTGGGACCTGGGGTGGGTTTAGGGTGGGACATGTGGATCACCTGGAATGGGATGTGACCTGGGGGGATCTCTTGGAATGCTCCAGCCTGTGGCAGCTGATCCCACTTCCACCACTGCCAATCTCCCActgcttttccatggattttccaACAACAAATCCACCAAGGGCTCCAGCACCACCCAAACCCAGGGGTCCAACTCTGCCCCCATTgctcccctttccctgctcacCTGGACaccattttccccctaaaatggaatttttaaggagaaaagcagctcaggagccccccagcagccccatccCAAGGGATTGGAGATGTTTCAGCTCCAGTCCTGTGGAATCCATCCCAAATTCTCCTCATTCCCTTTAATTTGACCAGCCCAGGATGTTTCCATCCTGTTTCAACAACGAGGCTTTGCAAACACTTGAATTAAACGTGGGGGaaacatccatccatccatccatccatccatccatccatccatccatccatccatccatccatccatccatccatccatccatccctccatccccacaaCAGTCCAGTGACCTTCACCACCTGGATTAACGAGTCACTGGAGCAGGAAGTTCCACAGCAGAAGACAATTTGACTTTCTCATCCAAGGAAAATCGGCaccagtttatcccagtttaACCCAGTGAGGAATTCGAGCTGtgggatttggagggaaggCCACAACCCAAAGCCCAGCCCATGGGACAACTGAGGGACACACGAGGAATGGGATCAATCTGTGAGGGAATCACCTTCCCGGGGAAAACCTCCCAGGGAAAAAGCTCTGGGCGTGTGGAACGCTGCAATTCCCAGGAGGAATTGTGGGAGCCGTGCTGGGAACCTGTCTGGTGAGAGGTTTCGGGgaggggaggccctggcagctCCTCTTGTGCAAGAGCTGCTCCCTAATTGTCTGACCGCCCACACTGCTGTTCTGCTCCAGCTTTAATTAGAGCCAATCAAAACTGCCGTGGAAGAGCCaaggggaggcagagctggcTCGGATCCGGCTGGGAAAAGCAAATCCCGACAGATCACCGGGGGTTTGGAGGCCTGGGAGGATTCAGGTGTTGGTTCAAACTATGGGGGAGGGGTTTGAGCTCGAAtgaggggggaatttggggtcccagggtcaTCTGGctgaggggggaggggctgggatgtccGGGGTGGCCCTTGGTGCTGAGCAAAGCTGGAATTGCTGCTTCCTTCTCCATGAAATTCCTGGGACCAGCACCCACCATCTCCCATTTCATCCCATCctatggatcccatcccatccccatgaACAGCACCCATCAtctcccatcccattccatcccacagatcccatcccatcccatcccattctaTTCTATCCCTGTGACCGGCACCCACTGCTGGCACCCATCATCTCCCattccatggatcccatcccaccccattaCATCCCCGTGACCAGCACCCATGACCTCTCATCCAattccatggatcccatcccacccccttaCATCCCCGTGACCAGCACCCATGAtctctcatcccattccatcccaatGACCAGCACCCATCATTTCCCCATGACCTCTCCATGACCACAACCCATTGCCAgcacccatcccatcccatcccatcccatcccatcccatcccatcccatcccatcccatccccatcccatccccatcccatccccatcccatcccatccatcttTGGGAGAAGGTCAGAGCCTGCCCTTGATTTCAGCTCTGTTTAACTGCGCCTCATTTATCAGGATAATTATCCCAACAAAACTTCCTGCTGGCCCATAAAATCCCATAATTTAGGGCCTAATCCTATTTACAGCATCCGAGGTGGGCTGTGGGGTAGGACAGGGAAAGGGAGACCACCCTGGTGGGATCAGGAGCCCGCAGCCGCCGCTGCCGGCTTTTTGGCAGCTCCATTTCCTGGGATGTCTCCACCTGGAGCTGGAAAAGTTGGTGCTTTGATGAAGGAGGGCCCCGTTAAAGCCTCACACGGAGTTTTCCAGGCGCGGTGTCTGGCTTTGAGGGGCCTaatccagggaatgggggaCAAACTCCCCCAGTCCAGAAGGTGAAATCTTCCAGCTGGATTCTCCCGAGGCGGCGCGGCTGTGAAGGCCAGCCCAGATGTGCCCAGATGTGTCTGGGGTTGCAGCTGCAGACAGGGAAGGGGGGTGTGGGAGGGGGATGAAtccatggaaaaagggaaagttgGAGGCGGGGAAGGAAACGGCTCCAACAGGGAAAGCTCCGTGGGGCCCCCCGTCCCTGCACGAGCCCAGATTGATCCCAGGAGCGTCTGTGGGGATGGGCAGCAATCTCCACAAATCCCGGCATAAACTACGCCGAGGTTTAGcgtggaaaatgggattttggagaggatgagctcagggttGATCCCAGAATGGCTGCGACGGgctccaggggctgttggagtGAAATTTGGGAGTTGGTGGCTTGTGGTTTGCTTCAGACTTTGCTTCCATGGAGGTTCCCAAATCCAAGGGCAAACTGAAGGGCAGCTCCtacagctggagcaaaggtacccTGATCCCAGATGTCCCTGTGCTGGAGAAGAGGCTGGGATTGGGATGCTGGGAATTCTTGGAGAGGAATCTGCCCCACAGTGCCCCTGCCTCTGATCCTGGCTCCGGGAAGGTGCCACCTGGAAACCCGGGAGGCGTCGGCTCCCAGGAGCTGGGTGGATCCCCGAAGGCAAACACGGATCCGGGGAGCTGCTTACCCAGGGCAGAGCCACCACACATCCATGGGCACGGACACAGGGATGGCACCACGCAGGATGCAGGGGCTCATCAGGGCTCAGGTTCCCCCTCTGCCCTTGGGAATTTTATCCCGCTGTATCCCAGGGTTCCACACCCACGGGATGGGGGGGTCTTGGCTCCACAGAGCGATGGAGAGAGCCAGCTGGGATCCCATGGAATTCAGCATGGGAGGAATCCAGGGGAGCCTGgattgtttagtctggagaagcgAGGGCTGAGACGGCTGCACATTCCTGccggagggatggagcagggacaggaaccACCAGGAGTCAGGGAATTACTTCTAAGGGAAATTAAGGATTTTTGGCTGATTTGCCGTCGGCTGCAGGATGAGGAGACGAAGATTCAGCCCAGCCTCACTCGGGGAGGACAAGCAGACGATCCATGGGATTTCTTCTCCCTGTCACCGACACGTTTTTGCAGGAGGAGCCATTTTTCCAGCTTCCCCCTGCTTGGGAAGGGCTGAATTCCCTCTGGATCAAATCAGCTTCATAGGTCAGAGCTCAGCTGTAGATCCTGTCCCTAAAAACCCaagctgctccttccctcccgGGGGTGCAGGGACAGCCTGGAGCCAGGATCACTctccctgggagctgtggtgcCTGGACACCCTTGGACCAGGTGAAGCCACAGGTTTTTGGGAAAGCTGGGAAGACTGGATGGGTTTATCCTTGTACAACAACCAGGTGCTCCCTGGAAACTTCCCAGGAATCAGCCCAGCAAGATCCCCCTTCCCAAGGATCCTCAAGGATTTAACATTTCCTAAATGAGGACCCTTCCACTGCTGGGGGCAGATCATTTTCCGTGGGGGAGGAGAATCCCACTGCTCCCTTTTCCCAAGAAACTGAGGAGAATCTATAAACTGTCAACTGCTGGCTTGTCCTGCCTGGACATGCAGGAACCACGGCAGGACAGGGGTTCCTCGGAGCAGATCCGCATTGATCCGGAGCCGACGGCAGCTCCCGAGCACAGACACGtccctccctcccaggcagGACTCGgatgaggaaggagagaggccGTCAGGAATTTAATGGAACTTGGCACTGGAAACTGTACAACATTTACAGAGAACCACACGCTGTGTCTATGTACACCCTCTGCCCGTTCCCAGAGCTCCTGGCCGGACACGGGACAGGCACTGACAACCCCTGCATGCGGAGTCACCGCTCCCCAGTCCTGGATGTCAGCTCACAGGGATTGCAGGATGCTTCCCAATCCTGGATCTTAGGGATGGAAGGATCGCTGTCCAAGGACAGGGCCACCCCGTtgtgctcagagctgtcacCGCTTTGTTTCCCaagctggatttttccctggatttttccctagATCTTTGGACCAATAGAAGATGGCAGTGCTGCCCCTCTGAGTATTTACAAccactccctctccctctcctctccaacAATTCCTCTCCTCTACCTTTCTACCACATGCAAGAACCCCTTGGTTGCCTCCAAGTCCTGCTTCCCGTTGGGAAGCGTTTCATTTCCAAAAGGCAACAAAACCACGGAATCTACCTTCACTCCCTGCTATCCCCTCTACTCACTGCTCCCCAAACCCTTTTACAACGTGCCTACAACCTTCCTACACCCTGGAGTAAAGCAGTTCTCTTTCAGtagtgtctcctcccagcccatggattGCTCCAGGGTGACGTGAGGGATGGTTGGGACGTCACCCCTCGGAGCACGAAGGATCAAGTACTTGAAAGGAAATGCCAAGTCTGAgcaacaaaaatacaaaaataaaaaaccaaccaaccgaaggaaacaaaaaataaccccaaaagcCCAATCCCAAACTCAAAAcaaaactaataaaaaaattaaatagttgGCAGGATAGAAGAGCGAGACTGAGGAATGTACAAAGGACACACGGAGATCAAAGATTCCAGTAGGTGAATTGAGAACCTGTTGAACTTGGGGTCTgctttttttaggattttttcctctttaatcaTGCAAATttgcaggaattcccagaacCATACACCAGTGTGACTTCAGGTGTTGAGTCCTTTAAAGGACTTTTGCAGTGTTGATCAAAaccccctgctgctgcccaaaattccactttattttttttccagcctccACCACGGCTGTGCAAAACTTTCAGGACCCCAGATTTGCTCTTCAGATCTGCCACAAGGGTTTTGGAAATCCCTCATGGATTTGAAGTGTAAAAACAGACCCCAGTTCAACAGTAACCGAACACCAGTAGCTGCCATTCCAACATAAACCCAGGATTTGATCCGCGGAGCGGCTCCGAAGGCGCTCCCGGTACAAAAATGTACACGgaattatttataaattaacAGTTTTCCCCCAGGGTGCCACTGGGGCTCCTCTTTTTCCTTACACCAGCGTTTCTTTCCGCTTCCCACTGAGCTGCTTCTCCCTGGATTTTCTGTGCCCGGATGAGGTTCTGTGGGATTTCACCCCTTTGGCTTCCTCCGAGTCCAGGACGGAGCCGCACTCGGCCGTGCTCTCATCCAGCTCCATCTCGGATATTCCCGACCGGCgcttctgggctgggatgttgggcACGGAGGGGTTGTTCTCCTCCGACTCCTCGCTCAGCTCCGGCAGCTCCTTGAGCTCGGAGGCGGGAATGTTCCTCTGGAATGGGGCGATGGCGGTGCGGATGCAGTTCACCCACTGCTGCTTGTGGAAGACGTCGTTGGCCTGCAGCGTGTGGGACTGGCCCAGGCTGGGATCTTGGAAACGGACTCGGAAAATGTTTTTGGCTGGAGATAAACAGAGGGAAGAGCAGATCAGACCCGAGTTGATATTTACAGATTCCATTGGTAGGTTTGAAATCCCAACAAAACCGCCCCCAATCCCAAAATCCAGCAGAGACACAAAGATGTCTCCTTATCCAAGCCCCAGctggaagttcatggccaccaCGGATGAGCTGGTTGGACCAATACCTTTATCAGAATTTCCAAAAGCTCCTCGGAAGGAGCCTCCCATTTTGACATCTCCATCCTGGAGGTCTtcaaggagcagctcctggacagggatgggctGGCGGTACACCTGGAATGCCTGGCGCTCGTTCCGGCTCACCGGCCGTGTCAGCACCAGGATGTCTTGGAAGAGGAAGACGTAGAGCTTCTGGAAGGGAAAACATTCCAAGATGCACTCTGAATTCCATGAGGTCACACATCCTGTGGGATTCAAGGCCACCTTATCTGCAGTTTCACCCACAGTGACTTCTGGAGTCTCCTGTGACAATGCCAAGGTCTGGCGCACACCAGGGATTACATCAGCGCCTTTATTATTTTATGGATCCCTAGAAAGGGAATTATCATTCCCAGATGCCAGGGATAGGGCTAGGAGCGATATCTTTCCTGAGAGCATGGAATGCCTCGTGTGCAGGAGTAAAACAGCCAAatgaaacagcaacaaaaaaaaacccaatcaacaaagaaaacatgaaaagatAGGAGGTTTAAATCAGGACAAAAGGCAGCAAAGCCTGGATCCAGTGGGTGGGAGAGAAACTCCAGGCAGCCCAGCCCAAAGCCAAACAGGCTTTTGCAGGAACCCTTTTGTTTGGAAAAGCCAGGGCTCCTAATGGGGAATGTCAGAGCACCTGGAAGTAAACAGAGGCAGGAAATCCCTCGGGACGGAGAGCACTTTCTATGGGCACTCTGTGCTAATTATTTTCCAGCTTCCCAAAGCCGACTGTGAAGCTGTCAGCAGGAAACTCTCCCTTACACCCTGAAATGAGGCTGCCACCAAGGGATTTCTACTCTGCTTTTTTATCCAATGTCTGAACTATCCCTAAGGATGGAAGCTCCCAGTCGTGCTCCAAGAGTTTAAACCAGCTCTGAGGGAAGGTTTGAGAATTAATGAGTAAAAAACGAGGGGCTTACATGTCCATTTTTATTCTTCAGCTCCCCGTGGCACAGCAAAGCTTTGCTGCCTTCAATCCTTGGATCCTTCTGCTTCTCATCCAGGTATTCCAGCTTGTCAATGTAATACTGGCACTCGGACTCGCCCTTCTTCAGGTTGATATCAGAGAGGACTCCTTGGATTATGGATatctaaaaacccaaacaaatgaTTCAGAGTGATTAATTGCTTTCCTGCGTGACCTCTCCTCGTGCTCCTTCACAACTCCAAAGGATGCAACCATATGGACTGATCCCTCACTTTCCCTCTCACAGATCTGTGCCCCCAAGAAAAACCCCCAGGGAAGCACTGAGGGTTTAAGGAACATTTCTGGAGCTCCCAAATAAAATCCTTAGTCTGAacaagcagaaggaaaacaggagTACTCACAGCTTCTTCCAGAATGTGGATGTCGGGATGGTCTTTGGGAGTGTGCCTCAGGATCTCCTTGAGGAGCAGGGGGTATTTGACCAGGCGGCTCCGAGGGATGTCCAGGAAGCTCCAGAGGTCCAGCTTGCGGCTGAAGGGAGACTCCAGGCAGCGCTGCAGGAAATCCTGGACTCTCCTGTCCTGCTTCTTCTGATCCAGGAGTGCTTTGGCTGCCAGCTGATTGCTGCAGTAGCCTTTGTAGGCGTGGAGTCGTGGTAGCTGCAGGGAACAGAGGAGATTTAGGAGTCAGATTCCCTGTGGGAAAAGCAGATGTCACTACCAAGTCAAACTCATGGAATTCTACAGCCCTCACCGGGATGTTTTGCCCAATATAAAAAGCTAAGGAAGGATCTTGTGAGGAGAACAAGCACATGGAGCCTTTGAAGCTCCCAACGGTTTGGATTTGCAGGGATAACTCTCCTGGAATCACACTGGGACAAAGAGCCCAGGAGACACAGACATTTCAACCATAAATCAGCGCATCATTCCACGTCTCTGGGATGAAATCAGGGCCCATTCCAGCCACCAGAATCCCACTGTTCTCAGCACTGTCAGAATGTCCCTTCCAATCTTGAACTGAGCGCCACAAAAACCCCAGAGCTTTGCAAATTCCGGCTTTAAACGTTCTCTAAGCTCAGATTCCAAGTTCTGAACTCACCCACTTCACAAGGATGGGCCCAATCTGCTCCACTGTTCCATCTGGTTTCGTTGCTTCTCCCAAACTTGCCAGTAAGTCTggaatggaaacagaaaaagaggaatTGCAGCAATGCCCCAGCGAGTAACAGGAGAAAGCAGAAGGGTTAAATCCTAGTGAGCACAAACCAgccagctgctcttaccttcgTGCAGAGGAATGTAGGAATCCAAGTCCCCAAAGATGTGGGTGAGCTCCTCCTCAGACATGATGGAGAGTTTCAGCATGGGATCGTGGTAGGCCTGTCAAATCAAATATATCCAAATCTATTCAGATCTCCCAGGCCCCAAAGCTGATGATTTACATCTGAGGGGATCTATCAGGTGCAGGAAGTGAAGCCAACACAAAGGGTAAAACTGATTTGATGCTACAAGATTCCCCTCCATGTGAAGCATGGAAGACTTAAACGAAAAGGATTTTCCTGTCTGAACTATTCCCAGCTGGGAGAGGGAGtccccaggcagctctgcacaaTCCTTTTATGGCTGGGTTTGGTGCAATCACAccagtgctgtcccagtgctcACGTCAGCTCTCTGGGCCAGCTCTCAAACTGGGGATTCTGGGGCTGATAAAGCTCCCACGTAATGTCTGCAGGTGCAAAGAAACCTCATTGTTCTCTGGAGTGTCGTCACTGACTGCAGGAAAAATCCCACTCACCTTTCTGGCCAGCTTCAGGTCTTCAATGAGGTCCTGCTCTCCCCTGGACATTTCATATATGGCCTGGGAAGAAGGGGATAAAGCATCCTGAGTTACTTTTAATCCCAGTCTTTCTCAGGAAGAGCCTTCCAGCTCCCATAATGTACAGCCTGCCCTGAATAGGGCTTTGGCCACCCCAATCACTCGGTGGCACCTGGGCATGACAACCCTGAGTAAATCTGCTTTCCTAGCCCTGAGAAAGCAGCTTTGCTTCCAACTGTGTGAAAGCCCTGACGCCCCTGCACAAGCCAAATTAAATATTAGAGCCTTTTAAATCACTGCTTTTACCCAGGCAAGGCTGAAAACACAAAACCCCGAAACCGCAGAGGTCAAATCCCAGGCGGCTTCCGGCGGCTTCTGTGCCGTCTCCAGAAGATTTGTCTAAGAACTCCAGGAAAAAGGCAAGCCAAGGCCTTGCTGTTTGGCTTCCAACCAATTGTCAGGAGCTTTAGGAGAAAGACAGCTGGCTCTGTGAGGAACCTGCCATTGGGGTGGCTGTGGAGCAGCCAGCGGGGCCGGGGTTGGGATTTCAGGAATGCCGAGCACCCCCATGGAAAGTTTGGCATCTCTGAAGGGTCAGAGTGGGGAGATGAATTCCCCAGTGACTCCAGAGAGGAATCCACCTTTTCCCATGTCTGCTGCAGACATAAATCTTAGCTTTAGGTGCACGGGAAGATGCAGCCCCCCGCAAAGGTTGTTACTCCTttcccagccagggcagggacaaaGCCAAGGCTGCCTTTCCCGATCCCGTTTTTCATGGACAGCTACCTCCTGGCGCTTGATTTCTTTGGTGCTCAGGGATTCTTTCATGTTGACATCCAACATTTCAGACCAAAGGACACTGTTCCTTCTCTTGGGGGGAGTAGGAGCAGCAGATCTGCTGCATGActtctgggcacagccaggggaTTTGCTGTCACTGCGAAGGGCAAACGACTGCAgggattttaaaaagaaaaatgaaaatattaaagacAAATGTGGAGAGCCAACATTTCAGAAACTTTACAGAATTATCCATCCCCCTCCCAATCCTTCATCCTCCTGGCTTGTCCACGCAGGAAAACACACCCAGACACTTTTCCTCAGATAAAGGAACACTTTAATCAAGCTGCTGAGAAAGGCCAGAGCTTGGCAAGGTTTTCCAtgcccctctccctgctctgatcCACTGGGGAGGAAGATGGGAAGGCAAAGCTCGGGTTTATTTCCAAGGTATGAGGAAGTAAATAAATGAGGATCATAATTCTCCCTATGAAGAGCTTAATCAGGAGCCACTTGAACTTTGCTCTGGTGTTCTGCAGAGTTCCTAAAAGCCAGATGTGGTCTTATCTGCAGGTGTGAGCACAGAGCTCCTTGGAAAACACTCCTGTGACAGTGCTGGGCAGCAAGGTCAGCTCGCATCATGCTGCAGCACACGTGTGCTGGGGCCTGGGACATTTTATCAGCTCTTTCTGTCTGTCTGAagcagtttattttatttactgctTAGCCTTGTTTTTCCACAGCAGTTTATACCTGTGAACTCCTGAGGCAGCACTTCTCATTCCCAAGGCCCAAGAAAGTTTACAGAGATTTTCAAGAGACGCCTCAAAATCCCATGGGGTGCCCCTTTTACCCCATCCAACCAATCCCTTCCCCAAATCTCCAGATCTGAGGAGCCAAAGGCTCTGTTTTTACCTGGATTGTCTGCCCAAAGCGTCGAACTGCCCCATTTCTGACAGGAGAGATCAGGTTTGCCAGGGAGGTGACTCGTGCTAAAGGTCGGACCCGTTTAGTGCTTG encodes:
- the NET1 gene encoding neuroepithelial cell-transforming gene 1 protein isoform X1 yields the protein MEAEPLGQRPPGRRRSRASISPSAGGTPGVAASCSRYPLRRGSSFTFLTPGPHWDFTLKRKRREKDDDVVSLNSLDFKEPSTKRVRPLARVTSLANLISPVRNGAVRRFGQTIQSFALRSDSKSPGCAQKSCSRSAAPTPPKRRNSVLWSEMLDVNMKESLSTKEIKRQEAIYEMSRGEQDLIEDLKLARKAYHDPMLKLSIMSEEELTHIFGDLDSYIPLHEDLLASLGEATKPDGTVEQIGPILVKWLPRLHAYKGYCSNQLAAKALLDQKKQDRRVQDFLQRCLESPFSRKLDLWSFLDIPRSRLVKYPLLLKEILRHTPKDHPDIHILEEAISIIQGVLSDINLKKGESECQYYIDKLEYLDEKQKDPRIEGSKALLCHGELKNKNGHKLYVFLFQDILVLTRPVSRNERQAFQVYRQPIPVQELLLEDLQDGDVKMGGSFRGAFGNSDKAKNIFRVRFQDPSLGQSHTLQANDVFHKQQWVNCIRTAIAPFQRNIPASELKELPELSEESEENNPSVPNIPAQKRRSGISEMELDESTAECGSVLDSEEAKGVKSHRTSSGHRKSREKQLSGKRKETLV
- the NET1 gene encoding neuroepithelial cell-transforming gene 1 protein isoform X2, which produces MVAHDELGGLLPIKRTIRVIDAQNQHFREQEEPSTKRVRPLARVTSLANLISPVRNGAVRRFGQTIQSFALRSDSKSPGCAQKSCSRSAAPTPPKRRNSVLWSEMLDVNMKESLSTKEIKRQEAIYEMSRGEQDLIEDLKLARKAYHDPMLKLSIMSEEELTHIFGDLDSYIPLHEDLLASLGEATKPDGTVEQIGPILVKWLPRLHAYKGYCSNQLAAKALLDQKKQDRRVQDFLQRCLESPFSRKLDLWSFLDIPRSRLVKYPLLLKEILRHTPKDHPDIHILEEAISIIQGVLSDINLKKGESECQYYIDKLEYLDEKQKDPRIEGSKALLCHGELKNKNGHKLYVFLFQDILVLTRPVSRNERQAFQVYRQPIPVQELLLEDLQDGDVKMGGSFRGAFGNSDKAKNIFRVRFQDPSLGQSHTLQANDVFHKQQWVNCIRTAIAPFQRNIPASELKELPELSEESEENNPSVPNIPAQKRRSGISEMELDESTAECGSVLDSEEAKGVKSHRTSSGHRKSREKQLSGKRKETLV